In the Methanococcoides sp. LMO-2 genome, one interval contains:
- the cbiQ gene encoding cobalt ECF transporter T component CbiQ: MTNILDDYALVSPLRYRNNWLKLSIITFGLLMGVSSQSFILPFTVAFCMSFATVYFAKIPVGFYLKLLSAPAVFVILSVIIIAFFFGSGTELFGFDVFGYRLGVNTGGLDMALLVFSRTLSGMSCLFFLALTTPMVELFSVLKATKLPDSLIELSMMMYRYIFVFLEVAWGIKYAQTVRLGYKDWRTGLNSLAMLATTLFIRSWEQGEKIFISMSARCYDGRILFFEEKRPVRATELILTGAYFSVILALWYLTNDISIF; encoded by the coding sequence ATGACAAATATTCTTGATGACTATGCTCTGGTAAGTCCGTTAAGGTACCGAAACAACTGGCTAAAACTTTCGATCATTACTTTTGGTCTGTTGATGGGAGTATCTTCACAATCATTCATACTACCCTTTACTGTAGCTTTTTGCATGAGTTTTGCAACGGTTTACTTCGCAAAGATCCCTGTCGGTTTTTATCTGAAGCTACTGTCTGCTCCGGCTGTTTTCGTTATCTTAAGTGTTATTATCATAGCATTCTTCTTTGGTTCAGGAACTGAACTTTTTGGATTTGATGTCTTTGGTTACCGACTTGGTGTGAACACCGGTGGACTTGATATGGCATTGCTGGTATTTTCAAGGACACTCAGCGGTATGTCATGCCTGTTCTTCCTTGCTCTGACCACACCGATGGTAGAGCTTTTCTCAGTCTTGAAAGCTACAAAGCTGCCTGATTCCTTAATTGAACTTTCCATGATGATGTATCGTTACATCTTTGTTTTCCTTGAGGTCGCATGGGGTATCAAGTATGCACAGACAGTAAGGCTTGGATACAAGGACTGGAGAACCGGCCTGAATTCACTTGCCATGCTGGCAACGACCCTTTTCATAAGATCATGGGAGCAGGGAGAGAAGATCTTTATTTCCATGAGTGCACGTTGCTATGACGGAAGAATACTCTTCTTTGAGGAAAAAAGGCCCGTCAGGGCAACTGAACTTATACTTACAGGTGCCTACTTTTCCGTTATTCTGGCACTATGGTACCTGACTAATGATATATCTATATTCTAA
- a CDS encoding cation:proton antiporter: MEVLFYILMILLLAKIFGELFERVGFPSILGELLSGVVLGIFLIHQSSEVITFLAEMGAIFLLFTAGYKEVHLRDLTSSSKKALIASVCQVFVAFFAGFLLGMYFQFSTLVSVFMGVAFSPTSIGVVVRTLIDMDYLSSKPGSMMLTSSIFDDIIGIFLLSIVVTMATYDQFPSAVQILFIMFKIVAFVVLMLIFRVWFFPKLFAYVHKMHIRESIFAFVIMVALFSAYLAELFGLHAVIGAFIGGVMISDISHAKIEHVQSKVTGVAYGIFVPIFFAYIGLSMNVATLQTVGLFSLAVVFLALVGKLVGGFAGGRLIGFDNYDSLIFGVGVMPRAGVELVLISIGKELGIIGDEIFSAIVLMVAVSIFVSPVLLKMVIQSKERTKSINT; the protein is encoded by the coding sequence ATGGAAGTTCTCTTCTATATACTGATGATACTTCTTCTGGCAAAGATCTTTGGTGAACTGTTCGAAAGAGTGGGATTTCCTTCCATCCTTGGTGAATTGCTTTCCGGTGTGGTTCTTGGGATATTTCTTATACATCAGAGCTCAGAGGTCATCACATTCCTTGCTGAAATGGGGGCCATTTTCCTTTTGTTTACAGCAGGTTATAAGGAAGTTCATCTTCGCGACCTGACATCATCATCCAAAAAAGCATTAATAGCAAGTGTATGCCAGGTATTTGTAGCCTTTTTTGCAGGCTTCCTGCTGGGTATGTATTTCCAGTTCAGCACCCTCGTAAGCGTTTTTATGGGTGTGGCGTTCAGTCCTACTAGCATCGGAGTGGTTGTCAGGACACTGATCGATATGGATTACCTTTCAAGCAAACCCGGTTCCATGATGCTCACATCGTCCATCTTCGATGACATCATCGGCATATTCCTTCTCTCGATCGTAGTTACCATGGCAACATATGACCAGTTCCCTTCAGCTGTGCAGATTTTGTTCATTATGTTCAAGATCGTTGCTTTTGTGGTATTAATGCTCATTTTCAGGGTCTGGTTCTTCCCGAAACTCTTCGCATATGTACATAAAATGCATATCAGGGAGTCCATATTTGCATTTGTGATTATGGTAGCCCTGTTCTCTGCCTACCTTGCAGAGCTCTTCGGACTGCATGCTGTGATCGGAGCTTTCATTGGAGGTGTCATGATCTCGGATATCTCCCATGCAAAGATCGAGCATGTGCAAAGTAAGGTTACAGGAGTTGCGTACGGTATCTTTGTACCGATATTCTTCGCTTACATCGGTCTCTCCATGAATGTTGCCACTTTGCAAACAGTTGGCCTGTTTTCATTGGCCGTGGTTTTCCTGGCCCTTGTGGGTAAACTGGTAGGAGGTTTTGCAGGAGGTCGACTTATCGGTTTTGATAATTATGACAGCCTTATATTCGGTGTGGGAGTTATGCCAAGGGCAGGAGTAGAGCTGGTGCTGATATCCATTGGAAAGGAGCTTGGTATCATAGGTGATGAGATTTTTTCAGCCATTGTCCTGATGGTCGCAGTCTCTATTTTCGTATCACCTGTACTTTTGAAAATGGTAATACAGTCTAAAGAGAGAACAAAATCGATCAATACTTAA
- a CDS encoding energy-coupling factor ABC transporter substrate-binding protein yields the protein MKGEAIFAVIAILFIASFFYGMAANPDSEFGGADGQAEDVIAEITDGQYEEWTADSWVNSVKFEPPGGETESLLFALQAAIGAIVLGYFFGYYKGKQQSE from the coding sequence GTGAAAGGTGAAGCAATATTTGCAGTGATCGCTATACTTTTCATAGCATCATTCTTCTATGGAATGGCAGCAAACCCGGACTCTGAGTTTGGTGGCGCTGACGGTCAGGCAGAAGACGTCATCGCTGAGATCACAGATGGTCAGTATGAAGAATGGACAGCTGATTCATGGGTCAACTCCGTAAAGTTCGAGCCTCCTGGAGGAGAGACTGAGAGTCTTCTCTTTGCACTTCAGGCAGCTATCGGTGCAATTGTCCTTGGTTACTTCTTCGGATACTACAAGGGCAAACAGCAATCTGAATAA
- a CDS encoding S-layer protein domain-containing protein translates to MKSFLAIIMAALMVLSFVSVASAADSVEIRGPVFNDTDFDAFDDTWEINAQNFAGFWYDIDDGKSSETITIDATIASGFTDGDRKLVDDTDALVYEAEIQTEIAPEFNFSIPGDANTALTYEKIGFLAEEYVPIVTGDASMLTKLLIDDDESYTMRTGESLELGEGYALTPKQIDVDGNKVWLELTKDGEFVDDEVISTADADKADKTWYFDQEVLGEDDVITVIVHIDEVFQGQVDSLCVVEGIWQISDDAMEIEVDDEFGKMIVDSITDTITMTLDESITLDEDDTYELMEDLSFVVADDSDNLRFYLAKTITEPGTYEVRGSVVENPANGDVIVWTANGEEYSFAGFWYDLDEDETSEALTITGVDTTERKINDDPVELNYTTTIIPGIAPEFPFELDDAGTLVEYEKIGFLAEEYVPIVEGDASMLTKLLMDDDESYTMRTGESLELGEGYALTPKQIDVDGNKVWLELTKDGEFVDDEVISTADASMADKTWFFEEEVLGEDVIIIIVQIDEVFQGQVDSLAVVEGIWQISDDAMEIEVDDEFGKLVVDSVTDTITMDLDESITLDEDDSYEVTDEISIKVADSTTDLRYFPFVEVTVDGEMEVEEPVEEPVEEPVEEPVEEPAGNETEEPVEEPVEEPVEEPVEEPADEPVPGFEAVFAIAGLLAVAYLVRRN, encoded by the coding sequence ATGAAAAGCTTTTTAGCAATCATAATGGCTGCTCTCATGGTACTGAGCTTTGTATCAGTAGCAAGTGCAGCAGACTCCGTCGAAATCAGAGGCCCAGTATTTAACGATACTGACTTTGATGCATTCGACGACACATGGGAAATAAACGCACAGAACTTTGCTGGTTTCTGGTATGATATCGATGACGGCAAGTCCAGTGAAACAATTACTATCGATGCAACAATTGCCAGTGGTTTCACAGATGGTGACAGGAAGCTTGTCGATGACACAGACGCTCTCGTTTACGAAGCAGAGATTCAGACAGAAATCGCACCTGAGTTCAATTTCAGTATTCCAGGCGATGCAAACACAGCTCTTACCTATGAGAAGATCGGTTTCCTTGCAGAGGAATACGTACCTATTGTTACAGGCGATGCATCCATGCTCACCAAACTTCTCATTGATGATGACGAGAGTTACACCATGAGGACCGGTGAGTCCCTCGAACTCGGTGAAGGCTATGCACTTACACCAAAGCAGATCGATGTCGATGGTAACAAGGTCTGGCTCGAGCTCACCAAAGACGGCGAGTTTGTCGATGACGAAGTTATCAGCACCGCTGATGCTGACAAAGCAGACAAGACCTGGTACTTTGACCAGGAAGTTCTCGGTGAAGATGATGTAATTACAGTCATTGTCCACATCGATGAAGTATTCCAGGGTCAGGTCGACAGCCTTTGTGTAGTCGAAGGTATCTGGCAGATCTCTGACGATGCAATGGAAATCGAAGTTGATGATGAATTCGGTAAGATGATCGTCGACAGCATCACAGATACAATCACAATGACTCTTGATGAGTCCATCACCCTCGATGAGGATGACACATACGAACTTATGGAAGACCTCAGCTTTGTTGTCGCAGACGATTCTGACAACCTCAGGTTCTACCTTGCTAAGACAATCACAGAGCCAGGTACCTATGAGGTTCGTGGTAGTGTTGTCGAGAATCCTGCAAACGGTGATGTAATTGTATGGACCGCAAATGGCGAGGAATACTCCTTTGCTGGCTTCTGGTATGATCTTGATGAAGATGAAACCTCCGAAGCACTGACCATAACCGGAGTTGACACCACTGAGAGGAAGATCAATGATGATCCTGTAGAGCTTAACTACACTACAACCATCATCCCAGGAATCGCACCTGAGTTCCCATTCGAATTAGATGATGCAGGAACTCTTGTCGAGTATGAGAAGATCGGCTTCCTCGCAGAGGAATACGTACCTATTGTTGAAGGCGATGCATCCATGCTCACCAAGCTTCTCATGGACGATGACGAGAGTTACACCATGAGGACCGGCGAGTCCCTCGAACTCGGTGAAGGCTACGCTCTTACACCAAAGCAGATCGATGTTGATGGTAACAAGGTCTGGCTCGAGCTTACCAAAGACGGTGAGTTTGTCGATGATGAAGTTATCAGCACCGCTGATGCTAGCATGGCAGACAAGACCTGGTTCTTCGAAGAGGAAGTCCTTGGAGAAGATGTAATCATCATCATTGTCCAGATTGATGAAGTATTCCAGGGTCAGGTAGACAGCCTTGCTGTAGTCGAAGGTATCTGGCAGATTTCTGACGATGCAATGGAGATTGAAGTTGACGATGAATTCGGTAAGTTAGTCGTAGACAGCGTCACAGATACAATCACAATGGATCTCGATGAGTCCATCACACTCGATGAAGATGACTCATATGAGGTTACTGATGAGATCAGCATCAAGGTCGCAGACAGTACTACAGACCTCAGATACTTCCCATTCGTCGAAGTAACAGTCGATGGCGAAATGGAAGTCGAGGAACCTGTCGAGGAACCTGTTGAGGAGCCAGTCGAGGAGCCTGTTGAGGAGCCAGCTGGCAACGAAACAGAAGAGCCTGTTGAGGAACCAGTCGAAGAGCCTGTTGAGGAACCAGTCGAAGAGCCAGCAGATGAGCCAGTACCTGGTTTTGAAGCAGTCTTCGCAATTGCAGGTCTCCTTGCAGTAGCATACCTTGTCAGAAGGAACTAA
- a CDS encoding cation-transporting P-type ATPase, protein MDYENADIDSVLEDLKTSREGLSEEDAAKRLLEYGFNELQERTKVTPFNVLVRQFANFIVWVLLAAAIMSLTIDEIVNFWVIIGTIAFVIFLGFIQEFKAEKAMEALKKMVQPVTHVLRNGVVTEVPTKNVVVGDVLVLETGDKIAADALVFELHGLKVDESAITGESMSIEKIAGDMIFSGTQIVHGKCRAVVTAVGMQSRLGMIAGMIQESEVKTPLQQKIAELSKSLAVIALVASGLTFMLGYFTGAPTEEMMIIALALAVAAVPEGLPLTMTITLAYGMHRMAEHNAIVRKMLGVETLGSTTVICTDKTGTLTKNEMTAQKIYTGNKYFDLTGIGYDPQGSLLKNEETVDLEKNPTLDMLLKAASLCNNSSMVQRQGKWDVVGDPTEVALIVAASKADVWKDDLDTEYEKLHEIMFTSERKLMTTIHSSAEGRIAFCKGAPEFILQKCVSIESDDGVSDLGEGDVERILSENLELASSAYRVLGISYRKLPEGLPVEESESELTFLGLVAMIDPERKEAKDAIALCNQAGIRVVMITGDNEETAKAIGKKIGLSPDYNGSVEQMGGKLRHIIDDGAVTGSELLTLDDEEFDSVVEGISVYARVMPEQKLRIVQALQNRGHVVAMTGDGVNDAPALKKADIGISMGIKGTDVAKESSLMILQDDNFETIVEAVKRGRGIYENIEKFTTYLVSRNFTEVILIMLGITLLGFELIPLLALQILFINLFGEVMPAISLGLDPIRNEVMFETPRKRGERILKKRNLVLMVSIALTMGLVCFLVFMFSDPMGNIERARTMTFATILSMILFIPFVFRSLTVSALSVGIFSNKLMLVGVASTFLLTLTVMYVPYLANIFELVALGPVEWVIPVSAAFTTLFIAEAIKKIVASSGI, encoded by the coding sequence ATGGATTATGAAAATGCTGATATAGATTCTGTTCTTGAGGACCTGAAAACATCAAGGGAAGGTCTTTCAGAAGAGGATGCGGCAAAAAGGCTGCTTGAATATGGTTTCAATGAGCTTCAGGAAAGAACGAAAGTAACTCCTTTCAATGTTCTTGTCCGGCAGTTCGCTAATTTTATTGTGTGGGTTCTGCTGGCAGCAGCTATCATGTCACTAACGATAGATGAGATCGTTAATTTCTGGGTAATTATCGGCACCATAGCTTTCGTCATATTCTTGGGTTTTATACAAGAGTTCAAGGCCGAAAAAGCCATGGAAGCCCTTAAGAAAATGGTCCAGCCGGTAACCCATGTTCTAAGGAACGGTGTCGTGACAGAGGTTCCCACAAAAAACGTTGTTGTTGGTGATGTACTGGTACTTGAAACCGGTGACAAGATAGCAGCTGATGCACTTGTTTTTGAGTTGCACGGCCTCAAAGTTGATGAATCGGCGATAACAGGGGAGAGCATGTCCATAGAAAAGATTGCAGGAGACATGATCTTTTCAGGAACACAGATCGTTCATGGAAAATGTAGGGCTGTTGTAACAGCTGTGGGCATGCAGAGCAGGCTCGGAATGATAGCTGGTATGATACAGGAAAGTGAGGTAAAGACACCTCTTCAGCAAAAGATAGCAGAACTTTCCAAAAGCCTTGCTGTGATCGCTCTTGTTGCTTCAGGTCTCACTTTCATGCTTGGATACTTTACCGGTGCACCTACTGAGGAAATGATGATCATAGCCCTTGCTCTGGCGGTAGCTGCGGTTCCGGAAGGTTTGCCCCTGACCATGACGATCACGCTTGCATATGGTATGCACAGGATGGCAGAACACAACGCAATAGTAAGGAAAATGCTGGGTGTCGAGACACTGGGTTCCACAACGGTTATCTGTACTGATAAGACCGGAACCCTGACAAAGAACGAGATGACCGCTCAGAAGATATACACAGGAAACAAGTACTTTGATCTTACTGGGATAGGCTATGATCCACAAGGATCTCTGTTAAAGAATGAAGAGACTGTGGATCTGGAAAAGAATCCAACTCTTGATATGCTGCTGAAGGCAGCATCATTGTGTAATAATTCTTCCATGGTACAAAGGCAGGGAAAATGGGATGTTGTCGGTGATCCTACTGAAGTTGCATTGATCGTTGCAGCTTCAAAAGCTGATGTCTGGAAAGATGATCTTGATACTGAATATGAAAAACTTCATGAGATAATGTTCACTTCCGAAAGGAAGTTGATGACCACGATCCACAGTAGTGCTGAGGGCAGGATAGCTTTCTGCAAAGGTGCACCTGAATTTATCCTTCAAAAATGCGTATCCATTGAGAGCGATGATGGTGTAAGTGATCTAGGTGAGGGTGATGTTGAAAGGATATTGAGTGAGAACTTAGAGCTTGCAAGTTCTGCGTATCGTGTTCTTGGTATATCATACAGGAAGCTTCCCGAAGGGTTGCCTGTGGAAGAATCAGAGAGCGAACTCACATTCCTTGGACTTGTTGCCATGATAGATCCTGAACGGAAAGAAGCAAAGGATGCGATAGCCCTTTGCAACCAGGCGGGGATCAGGGTCGTTATGATAACCGGTGATAATGAGGAGACTGCAAAGGCTATCGGGAAGAAGATAGGTTTGTCTCCTGATTATAATGGTTCTGTTGAGCAGATGGGTGGAAAGCTAAGACACATCATTGATGATGGGGCCGTAACAGGAAGTGAGCTTCTGACCCTCGATGATGAGGAATTCGATTCTGTTGTAGAGGGTATCAGTGTCTATGCAAGGGTCATGCCTGAGCAAAAGCTCAGGATAGTGCAGGCATTGCAGAACCGTGGTCATGTTGTTGCAATGACCGGAGACGGGGTCAACGATGCACCGGCACTGAAGAAAGCAGATATTGGTATTTCAATGGGTATCAAAGGTACCGATGTTGCAAAGGAATCCAGTCTTATGATCCTTCAGGATGATAATTTCGAGACCATTGTTGAAGCTGTAAAACGTGGTCGTGGTATCTATGAGAACATTGAGAAGTTCACGACCTATCTGGTCTCAAGGAACTTTACCGAGGTGATACTCATCATGCTGGGCATAACGCTCCTGGGATTTGAACTGATACCACTTCTGGCATTACAGATCCTGTTCATCAATTTGTTCGGAGAGGTCATGCCAGCAATTTCACTGGGACTTGATCCCATAAGGAATGAAGTAATGTTTGAAACCCCACGCAAACGAGGAGAAAGAATACTTAAAAAGAGAAATCTGGTACTCATGGTCAGCATTGCTCTGACAATGGGTTTGGTATGTTTCCTGGTGTTCATGTTCTCAGATCCCATGGGCAATATAGAAAGGGCACGTACAATGACCTTCGCCACCATTTTGAGTATGATATTGTTCATCCCGTTCGTGTTCAGGTCATTGACAGTATCAGCGTTAAGCGTTGGAATTTTCAGCAACAAGCTGATGCTTGTAGGAGTGGCCAGTACATTTTTGCTGACACTGACAGTAATGTATGTCCCATATCTTGCTAATATATTCGAGCTTGTAGCTCTTGGGCCTGTGGAATGGGTAATTCCTGTCTCAGCAGCCTTTACAACACTTTTTATTGCTGAAGCGATAAAGAAAATAGTAGCAAGCAGCGGAATATGA
- a CDS encoding HPP family protein, translating into MTKDVVTIHEDDPLDEILEIFSKHHFHTYPVVNKSYEIVGIINQDVMLRILLVERTPRLDHTHHAAVVAQGETAKNIMIPHPVSISSDEPLCEAADMMLKHRMDRVCVVEDGKLVGIICKPDILKEVYKLRGYE; encoded by the coding sequence ATGACAAAAGATGTTGTAACAATCCATGAAGATGATCCGTTAGATGAGATCCTGGAAATTTTTAGCAAACATCATTTTCATACATATCCTGTGGTGAATAAAAGTTATGAAATTGTGGGCATAATCAATCAGGATGTAATGCTTCGTATCCTTCTTGTGGAGAGAACTCCAAGACTGGATCACACACATCATGCTGCAGTGGTAGCCCAGGGTGAGACAGCAAAGAACATAATGATCCCTCATCCGGTATCGATATCTTCAGATGAGCCTCTTTGTGAAGCAGCTGACATGATGCTCAAGCACAGGATGGATCGTGTTTGTGTTGTTGAAGATGGGAAACTTGTAGGTATCATATGCAAACCCGATATCCTTAAAGAGGTATACAAGTTAAGAGGTTATGAGTAA
- a CDS encoding ATPase domain-containing protein, giving the protein MFEGSASEEISMEDEMNRVKTGVPGFDELCGGGLIRDRSYLVSGTSGAGKTNFSVQYIYNGITKYGENGIIVATEERPEQIRENVLKFGWDLQALEDEGKLVIIDACSTKIGIPSQEKYVDVRPFDTRSMMDQIIATQEEIDAKRCLVDSTTSISFYLHDPAKIRVELLKLSTTLEVIGLTSLMTCEIVNEKEPSRFGVETFVTDGTFVLHYDMRETVRTRTIEIFKMRGSDHSKKLHPYDITSEGFVIHPHEQVFAPF; this is encoded by the coding sequence ATGTTCGAAGGGTCAGCCTCTGAAGAGATATCAATGGAAGATGAAATGAACAGGGTCAAGACCGGTGTTCCCGGATTTGACGAACTTTGCGGAGGAGGACTTATCCGCGACCGTTCCTACCTTGTATCCGGTACATCCGGTGCAGGTAAGACAAACTTTTCCGTCCAGTACATCTATAATGGTATCACAAAATACGGTGAGAACGGTATCATCGTCGCAACGGAAGAAAGACCTGAGCAGATCAGGGAGAACGTATTGAAGTTCGGATGGGACCTGCAAGCACTGGAAGATGAAGGCAAGCTTGTCATCATCGACGCATGCTCCACCAAGATCGGCATTCCTTCACAGGAAAAATATGTCGATGTCAGGCCTTTTGATACCCGCTCCATGATGGACCAGATCATTGCAACCCAGGAAGAGATCGATGCTAAGAGATGCCTTGTCGACTCAACAACTTCCATCAGTTTCTACCTGCACGATCCTGCAAAGATCCGTGTGGAACTTCTCAAACTCAGTACGACACTGGAAGTGATAGGACTGACCTCACTGATGACATGTGAGATCGTCAATGAAAAAGAACCATCAAGGTTCGGTGTGGAGACATTTGTAACAGACGGTACCTTTGTACTTCACTACGACATGCGTGAAACGGTCCGCACCCGTACCATCGAGATATTCAAGATGCGTGGTTCAGACCACAGTAAGAAACTGCACCCATACGATATCACATCAGAGGGTTTCGTCATACACCCACACGAACAGGTGTTTGCTCCATTCTGA
- a CDS encoding PAS domain-containing protein, translating into MESNISGKNVASGSESALGKVLDRKEVLERIIDNSPVIAFLWTAEDVPEEKWPVEYVSGNVSLLGYTVEEFVSGRLHYADIVHPDDLKMVEDTLRQRCIQGGDFFDQEYRIVLKSGDVRWVDERTYIQRDDAGNVTHYQGTIFDITEQKFNDIAFEESLKKQKALEDIINHSSTMVFLWRAEDFWPADYASENVSKLGYSAEDFMLGRIVYGDLVHPDDYERVRDTLGEKCDDGSDNYTQEYRVITKDGKLLWVNEKTFILRDKNGEPTHFQGIVQDITKQKESEIALKVSLEKQAELLERKQALETIVNHSPVIAFLWKAGAEDEKELWPVEFVSDNIAQFGYTVDEFLSGDILYGNIVHPEDLPEVQMELSDICNEGGKVFVKEYRIRTKSGEERWVEEQTFVQRNDEGVVTDYQGVIQDITERKEKGC; encoded by the coding sequence ATGGAATCTAACATATCAGGTAAAAATGTTGCAAGTGGTTCTGAAAGTGCATTGGGTAAGGTACTGGACAGGAAAGAAGTGCTTGAAAGGATAATTGATAACAGTCCGGTTATTGCTTTTCTCTGGACGGCAGAAGATGTTCCCGAAGAAAAATGGCCTGTGGAATATGTTTCTGGAAATGTGAGCCTTCTTGGTTACACAGTTGAGGAGTTCGTCTCAGGCCGCCTCCACTATGCTGATATAGTCCACCCCGATGACCTGAAGATGGTGGAAGATACTCTCAGGCAGCGCTGTATACAGGGAGGAGATTTCTTCGATCAGGAATACAGGATCGTCTTAAAGTCCGGTGATGTACGCTGGGTCGATGAGAGAACCTATATCCAGCGGGATGATGCCGGGAACGTAACACATTACCAGGGTACCATCTTTGATATAACGGAGCAGAAGTTCAACGATATTGCCTTTGAGGAATCCCTGAAGAAACAGAAAGCTCTGGAAGATATCATTAACCATAGTTCCACCATGGTCTTCCTATGGAGAGCAGAAGATTTCTGGCCTGCAGATTATGCTTCTGAGAATGTTTCAAAGCTGGGATATTCAGCCGAGGATTTCATGCTCGGGCGCATCGTTTATGGGGATCTGGTCCATCCTGATGATTATGAGAGGGTCAGGGATACACTCGGAGAGAAATGTGATGATGGCAGTGACAACTACACACAGGAATACCGTGTGATAACAAAGGATGGGAAGTTATTGTGGGTAAATGAGAAGACCTTTATTCTCAGGGACAAAAATGGAGAACCTACCCACTTCCAGGGAATTGTTCAGGACATCACAAAGCAGAAAGAAAGTGAGATCGCACTCAAGGTTTCACTTGAGAAGCAGGCTGAACTGCTGGAGAGAAAACAGGCCCTTGAGACAATTGTAAATCACAGCCCAGTTATAGCTTTCCTCTGGAAGGCAGGAGCTGAGGATGAAAAAGAGCTCTGGCCGGTCGAATTCGTGTCAGATAACATTGCCCAGTTCGGATATACTGTTGATGAGTTCCTCTCGGGGGATATTTTGTATGGTAATATAGTCCATCCGGAAGACCTTCCCGAAGTGCAGATGGAACTTTCGGATATCTGTAATGAGGGTGGTAAGGTCTTTGTCAAGGAGTACAGGATAAGGACAAAGTCCGGAGAAGAGAGATGGGTTGAAGAGCAGACCTTTGTACAGCGCAATGATGAAGGTGTTGTGACCGACTATCAGGGAGTAATTCAGGACATCACGGAACGTAAGGAAAAGGGCTGCTGA
- a CDS encoding energy-coupling factor ABC transporter ATP-binding protein: MMILETKGLKYSYHDGTQAIKGVDVKIKKGKKIAFVGKNGSGKSTLFMLLNGTLKPKEGTVYFHGKPMEYDAKSLREIRKSVGIVFQNSDDQIFAPTVYQDVGFGPTNLGYSKEEVEEKVNNTLEYIGITEFKDKPPHHLSGGQKKRVAIAGVCSMDPEVMILDEPLANLDPVGADEILDLLNELNHNGTTMIISTHDVELAYSWADYVYFMTEGNLIGEGKPEDVFRDADLLRKSYLRQPRTLEIYSELERRNLAIHNRFPTSVPELVNSLRPPELMWIEVSPDVKEGDIINLGVMHGSYAISSPYEAVNARVLHIHPDGHAIAEMTRHGIKSGGIVIYDTDKYDEASFRKIVAEEDIDNIGAMGKKSKTLAENNLIDLQITSGVIDKSILMALCGKRCLILTSGGMVEHAVKRIDEYAENSGIAIQMSLSNVEKDELDL; the protein is encoded by the coding sequence ATTATGATACTGGAAACAAAAGGCTTGAAATATTCCTACCATGATGGGACCCAGGCCATAAAAGGCGTTGATGTAAAAATAAAAAAGGGCAAGAAGATCGCTTTTGTCGGAAAGAACGGTTCCGGTAAATCAACTCTTTTCATGTTATTGAACGGTACCCTCAAACCCAAAGAGGGAACTGTGTATTTCCACGGGAAACCCATGGAGTACGATGCAAAATCCCTGCGTGAGATAAGAAAAAGTGTGGGCATCGTCTTCCAGAACTCTGATGATCAGATATTTGCTCCTACAGTATACCAAGATGTGGGTTTTGGTCCTACGAACCTTGGTTATTCGAAAGAGGAAGTTGAGGAGAAGGTCAATAATACTCTCGAATATATCGGCATAACCGAATTCAAGGACAAACCTCCACACCATTTGAGTGGCGGGCAGAAGAAAAGGGTCGCCATTGCAGGTGTCTGCTCAATGGACCCTGAGGTCATGATCCTTGACGAACCGCTGGCTAACCTCGACCCCGTGGGAGCGGATGAGATCCTTGACCTGCTGAATGAGTTGAACCACAATGGTACCACCATGATAATTTCAACTCACGATGTGGAGCTTGCATATAGCTGGGCAGACTATGTCTATTTCATGACAGAAGGTAATCTGATAGGTGAAGGAAAACCTGAAGATGTATTCAGGGATGCTGATCTTTTGAGAAAATCATATCTCAGACAGCCTCGCACACTGGAGATATACAGTGAACTTGAAAGAAGGAACCTTGCAATCCACAACAGGTTCCCAACAAGTGTTCCTGAACTTGTGAATTCACTGAGGCCTCCTGAATTGATGTGGATAGAAGTATCCCCCGATGTAAAAGAAGGTGACATTATCAATCTCGGTGTCATGCACGGGAGCTATGCTATCAGCAGTCCTTATGAGGCAGTCAATGCAAGGGTCCTGCATATCCATCCGGACGGGCATGCCATTGCAGAAATGACAAGGCATGGTATAAAGTCAGGAGGGATTGTTATCTATGATACTGACAAGTATGACGAGGCATCCTTCCGTAAGATCGTCGCTGAAGAGGATATCGACAATATCGGTGCAATGGGTAAGAAAAGCAAAACACTTGCTGAAAATAACCTCATCGACCTTCAGATCACTTCCGGCGTCATCGATAAGTCTATACTGATGGCACTTTGTGGAAAGAGATGCCTGATACTGACCTCCGGCGGCATGGTGGAACATGCTGTGAAGCGTATCGACGAGTATGCCGAGAACAGTGGAATTGCTATTCAAATGTCCCTTTCGAACGTTGAAAAGGACGAACTGGACCTTTAA